One genomic region from Microcystis panniformis FACHB-1757 encodes:
- a CDS encoding TatD family hydrolase yields the protein MQLIDTHVHLNFDVLQADLPAISERWRSVGVVHLVHSCVEPEEFAAIKAIADQFEEISFAVGLHPLDAQKWRDNSADQIESLARSDRRVVAIGEMGLDFYKADNQEQQKQVFWTQLEIAHRLDKPVIIHCRDAAPVMREEISAFRQQVGKIRGVMHCWTGNPEETQWFLDLGFYISFSGIVTFKNSKTVQAAAQIVPSDRILIETDCPFLSPNPHRGKPCEPSFVFHVAETVARLRGYPVETLAEQTTHNARHLFQLPS from the coding sequence ATGCAATTAATAGATACGCACGTTCATTTGAACTTTGACGTTTTGCAAGCCGACTTGCCCGCTATCTCCGAACGTTGGCGAAGTGTGGGAGTCGTTCATCTGGTTCACTCCTGTGTCGAACCAGAAGAATTTGCGGCGATTAAAGCCATTGCTGATCAATTTGAGGAAATTTCCTTCGCCGTCGGTTTACATCCCCTAGATGCCCAAAAATGGCGAGATAATAGTGCCGATCAGATCGAATCCCTAGCCCGATCTGATCGGCGCGTCGTGGCGATCGGAGAAATGGGTTTAGACTTCTATAAAGCGGATAACCAAGAGCAGCAAAAACAGGTGTTTTGGACGCAACTAGAAATCGCCCATCGTCTCGATAAACCCGTGATTATCCATTGTCGAGATGCAGCCCCGGTCATGCGGGAGGAAATCAGCGCCTTTCGGCAACAAGTGGGCAAAATTCGCGGCGTGATGCACTGCTGGACTGGCAACCCCGAAGAAACTCAATGGTTTTTAGATTTGGGTTTTTACATCAGCTTTAGCGGCATTGTCACCTTCAAAAACAGTAAAACCGTGCAAGCTGCCGCCCAAATTGTCCCCAGCGATCGCATACTAATCGAAACCGATTGCCCCTTTCTCTCCCCCAATCCCCACCGCGGTAAACCCTGTGAACCCTCTTTCGTCTTCCATGTAGCCGAAACCGTCGCCCGTCTGCGCGGCTATCCGGTCGAAACCCTAGCCGAACAAACCACCCACAACGCCCGCCACTTATTTCAACTCCCCAGTTAA
- the rpoD gene encoding RNA polymerase sigma factor RpoD, giving the protein MMQAHDVLTLTEPPLDLDLIDLDEDFDDEDIELELEETSDSNDGKKTRRLASARRRDAARKKPYTEDSIRIYLQEIGRIRLLRAEEEIELARKIADLLKLERIREDFCLYSDAEWGKQVFLFERIEKIIAEKSEKEPKLSDIKAYLGKTELMAPMLEEWLAKSKEYLSAFKRRLYHGRRAKEKMVQSNLRLVVSIAKKYMNRGLSFQDLIQEGSLGLIRAAEKFDHEKGYKFSTYATWWIRQAITRAIADQSRTIRLPVHLYETISRIKKTTKILSQEMRRKPTEEEIATKMEMTIEKLRFIAKSAQLPISLETPIGKEEDSRLGDFIEADGETPEDEVSKNLLREDLENVLDTLSPRERDVLRLRYGLDDGRMKTLEEIGQIFNVTRERIRQIEAKALRKLRHPNRNSILKEYIR; this is encoded by the coding sequence ATGATGCAGGCCCACGATGTACTAACCCTTACCGAGCCGCCATTGGATTTAGATTTGATTGACCTAGACGAAGACTTCGATGATGAGGATATCGAGTTAGAGCTAGAAGAAACCAGCGATAGCAACGATGGCAAAAAAACCCGCCGCCTTGCCAGCGCTCGTCGTCGCGACGCCGCTAGAAAAAAACCCTATACAGAAGATTCGATTCGGATTTATCTGCAAGAGATCGGCAGGATTCGGTTATTGAGAGCGGAGGAGGAGATCGAATTAGCGAGAAAAATCGCCGACCTACTGAAATTAGAACGCATTCGCGAAGATTTTTGCCTCTATAGCGATGCTGAATGGGGAAAACAGGTTTTCTTGTTCGAGCGCATCGAGAAAATTATCGCCGAAAAATCGGAAAAAGAACCGAAATTATCGGATATTAAGGCTTATTTAGGTAAGACGGAGCTAATGGCTCCCATGCTGGAAGAATGGCTGGCGAAATCAAAGGAATACTTATCGGCCTTTAAGCGTCGTTTGTACCATGGTCGTCGCGCTAAGGAAAAAATGGTACAATCGAACCTGCGTTTAGTGGTTTCGATCGCCAAGAAATACATGAATCGCGGTCTTTCCTTCCAAGATTTAATTCAAGAAGGTTCCCTCGGTTTGATCCGCGCCGCCGAAAAATTCGACCACGAAAAGGGTTATAAATTCTCCACCTATGCCACTTGGTGGATTCGTCAAGCCATCACCCGGGCGATCGCAGATCAATCCCGCACCATTCGTCTTCCCGTCCACCTCTACGAAACCATCTCCCGGATCAAAAAAACCACCAAGATTCTTTCTCAGGAAATGCGTCGCAAACCCACCGAGGAAGAAATCGCCACCAAGATGGAGATGACCATCGAAAAACTGCGTTTTATTGCCAAATCTGCCCAATTACCGATTTCTCTAGAGACTCCCATCGGTAAAGAAGAAGATTCCCGTTTAGGAGACTTTATCGAAGCGGATGGGGAAACCCCAGAAGATGAAGTTTCTAAAAATTTATTACGCGAGGATTTAGAAAATGTCCTCGATACCCTTAGTCCTCGCGAACGCGATGTGCTGCGTCTGCGCTACGGTTTAGATGATGGCCGGATGAAAACACTCGAAGAAATCGGCCAGATTTTCAACGTCACTCGCGAGCGCATTCGTCAAATAGAAGCCAAGGCCCTGCGGAAACTGCGTCACCCTAACCGCAATAGTATCCTCAAAGAGTACATTCGTTAA
- a CDS encoding helicase C-terminal domain-containing protein translates to MVLLEAAVHSSLRAFLREQGRFYWSHHLTMGRLVARALRLKRSSLIQTGTTLTRYCLSYLTPALLGNTPVLIVAPESEVNLLLEVEIPRLQAWLQTQRDILKSDRFPANFTGLLLTTPQQWLEDKLGNLGHFPQNIATIIDRAEDLETCLVDYLTVTITPEQWSALESAYPQHREFIDLIKAQLSQSILGHPINPYNCYLIDAKEKEYIIALLQRLHQDLTTDSAWQLLAAKIPEHNYLLWTSVDREREEFTLKISPLEVASFFKPIWQQQPFVLIGSFLDSEKSANLYRQNQGIGDILTLKFAADRESEYIHLYLPDRISAPNTPEFQPMLLKQVRELVSANHTSEQPIVILIEDVPLKAQIATQIAADYGSRVQVEKTEINSNTILVCGWQFWQTHQEKFLTPSLLIIATLPLPSPENPLVAGKIAYYKRQHLDWFRAYLLPTAVREIQQSVQSLRECQGCVAVLDNRVNARSYGRQILSALEPYAKVNYLDQQFFQDKD, encoded by the coding sequence ATGGTTTTATTAGAAGCAGCGGTTCATTCTTCCCTACGCGCTTTTTTACGCGAACAAGGACGCTTTTACTGGTCTCATCATCTCACTATGGGGCGACTGGTGGCTAGAGCTTTACGCCTAAAACGTTCCTCTCTCATACAAACTGGAACTACTCTCACCCGTTATTGTCTCAGTTATCTCACCCCAGCCCTTTTGGGTAATACACCTGTTCTGATTGTTGCCCCAGAGTCGGAAGTAAACCTACTGTTAGAAGTGGAAATACCCCGTCTGCAAGCATGGTTACAAACTCAGCGAGATATCCTCAAAAGCGATCGCTTTCCGGCTAATTTTACCGGTTTACTCCTCACCACACCCCAACAATGGTTAGAGGATAAATTGGGCAATCTCGGTCATTTTCCCCAGAATATCGCCACTATAATTGATCGAGCCGAAGATTTAGAAACTTGTCTAGTAGATTATCTCACCGTCACCATTACTCCCGAACAATGGTCTGCTTTAGAGTCAGCATATCCCCAGCATAGAGAGTTTATAGACTTAATTAAAGCACAACTTAGCCAAAGTATTCTTGGTCATCCAATTAATCCCTATAATTGCTATCTTATCGATGCCAAAGAAAAAGAATATATAATTGCTCTCCTGCAACGCTTGCATCAAGACTTAACCACTGATTCTGCTTGGCAACTTTTAGCGGCAAAAATCCCCGAGCATAATTATCTCCTCTGGACATCAGTAGATCGAGAGCGAGAAGAATTTACCCTAAAAATCAGTCCTTTGGAGGTGGCTAGTTTTTTCAAACCGATTTGGCAGCAGCAACCCTTTGTTTTAATCGGCAGTTTTTTAGATAGCGAAAAATCCGCTAATTTATACCGTCAAAATCAGGGTATCGGAGATATTTTAACTCTAAAGTTTGCAGCTGATCGCGAAAGTGAATATATTCATTTATATCTACCCGATCGCATCAGCGCCCCCAACACCCCCGAATTTCAACCGATGTTATTAAAGCAAGTGCGGGAATTAGTTAGTGCTAATCATACCAGTGAACAACCGATCGTGATCCTGATTGAAGATGTTCCTCTCAAGGCACAAATTGCCACCCAAATCGCAGCCGATTACGGTTCGCGAGTGCAAGTGGAAAAAACTGAAATTAATAGTAATACTATTCTCGTTTGTGGTTGGCAATTCTGGCAAACCCATCAAGAAAAATTTCTTACTCCCAGTTTATTAATTATCGCAACTTTACCCTTACCTTCCCCCGAAAATCCTCTCGTTGCTGGCAAAATTGCTTACTACAAACGACAACATCTCGACTGGTTTCGTGCCTATCTTTTACCCACAGCAGTGAGGGAAATTCAGCAATCTGTTCAGTCTCTCCGGGAGTGTCAGGGTTGTGTGGCTGTCCTCGATAATCGTGTCAATGCTCGCAGTTATGGCCGACAAATTCTCTCCGCTTTAGAACCCTATGCTAAAGTCAATTATCTCGATCAACAATTTTTTCAAGATAAAGATTAA
- a CDS encoding PEP-CTERM sorting domain-containing protein, with protein sequence MKKLTYSLLPLGITVGLCLNIAPASASLVVQNVISNAALSIDGFGSTTNSGFIQANIPTGSTIQRAYLYATSVWDMSPVYGVTFNGSTLSLGSATILGPNQNPATTARWDVTSIIASSFTGGLQDFSIVENGDNDGAVLVVAYSNSSTQGFTSVILDGELSTGGDTSQFDFASPYTGGDFLVSLASSYSRQPSGQATEIDVTTNSTNNRRLTSSAGGQDDGEGARGGLITVGGIGDSPTNPGPFDSPFSGPRIDDEYYNLALGNSANPDAFISHGDTFLRLKTVNPTNDDNVFGMFITSEFKITATPVPEPSMTLGIFGIGAIGALISRRGKKS encoded by the coding sequence ATGAAAAAACTTACTTATTCATTGCTCCCCCTGGGGATTACTGTTGGACTTTGCCTAAACATTGCCCCTGCTTCCGCTAGTTTGGTGGTACAAAATGTCATTTCCAACGCCGCCCTTTCTATTGACGGCTTCGGAAGCACAACTAACAGTGGATTTATTCAAGCCAATATACCCACAGGTTCTACTATTCAGAGGGCTTATCTCTATGCCACTTCCGTCTGGGATATGAGTCCAGTTTACGGAGTAACTTTTAATGGGAGTACACTTTCCTTGGGTTCAGCAACTATTCTTGGTCCCAATCAAAACCCAGCCACCACCGCCCGTTGGGATGTCACCAGTATCATCGCTTCTTCTTTTACGGGAGGATTACAAGACTTTAGTATCGTTGAGAATGGCGATAACGATGGTGCGGTTCTTGTCGTTGCCTACAGCAATTCTTCTACCCAAGGTTTTACCTCGGTTATTTTAGACGGGGAACTGTCCACCGGGGGAGACACGAGCCAGTTTGATTTTGCCAGTCCTTACACTGGGGGAGATTTTCTGGTTTCCCTCGCCTCTAGTTATAGCCGTCAACCGAGTGGGCAAGCCACTGAGATTGACGTAACCACTAATTCGACCAATAATCGACGATTAACCAGTAGCGCAGGAGGACAGGATGATGGCGAAGGAGCCCGAGGAGGCTTAATAACTGTTGGGGGGATAGGTGACAGTCCTACTAACCCCGGCCCGTTCGATTCCCCCTTCAGTGGGCCGCGAATCGATGATGAATACTATAATCTCGCTCTTGGCAATAGTGCTAATCCTGACGCTTTTATCTCGCATGGAGATACCTTCCTGCGCTTAAAAACAGTGAACCCAACCAATGATGATAACGTTTTCGGAATGTTTATCACCAGTGAATTTAAGATCACTGCCACTCCCGTCCCCGAGCCATCCATGACACTGGGCATTTTTGGTATCGGTGCCATCGGAGCCTTAATATCTCGTCGTGGTAAAAAATCCTAA
- the rpsT gene encoding 30S ribosomal protein S20 yields the protein MANTKSALKRVQISERNRLRNKAYKSAVRTLIKKCLVAVSSYGANPSPEGLESAQQALSEAYSKIDKAVKRNVLHRNNGARKKASLAKALQKVSQAS from the coding sequence GTGGCTAATACAAAGTCTGCACTCAAACGAGTCCAAATCTCCGAAAGAAATCGTCTACGCAACAAAGCGTACAAGTCAGCCGTAAGAACCCTGATCAAAAAATGTCTTGTCGCCGTCTCGTCCTACGGAGCTAACCCCAGCCCGGAAGGGTTAGAAAGCGCCCAACAAGCTCTATCAGAAGCTTACAGTAAAATCGATAAAGCCGTCAAGCGCAACGTCTTGCACCGGAACAACGGCGCCAGAAAAAAAGCCAGTTTAGCCAAAGCTTTGCAAAAAGTTAGCCAAGCTTCCTAA
- a CDS encoding NAD(P)/FAD-dependent oxidoreductase: MSLVASLLDRVSPQSLQQLRASDQTWQALRLENPLIPTVINQSQESLGETDFDLVIAGGTLGIFIGAALQTRGWRVALLERGILRGREQEWNISRLELSSFLELDLLTEVELNQAIATEYNPARVRFYQGYELWVRDILNIGVDPVYLLETLKTKFLQAGGKLLENSGFSGAIIHPDGVMVKTGEMTLKTRLLIDAMGHFSPIAKQARKGEKPDGVCLVVGSCGQGFPSNETGDLIYSFTPILHQCQYFWEAFPARDGRTTYLFTYLDTHPDRFSLEFLMGEYLRLLPEYQKVDLEAVKFQRFLAGFFPAYRQSPLKMPWSRILAVGDSSGSQSPVSFGGFGAMVRHLKRLTFAIEEALQIDALNREDLALLQPYQPNISVTWLFQKTMSVRMSANPNPNQINDLMSGVFRVMDKLGDEVLKPFLQDVVQFSSLSKTLPLVNPQLVLPMIPQVGISPFIDWTGHYFNLALYSCLYPLAANLQPVLEKLPDKQKYLYHRYLDSWKYGSGGDFISNLITDN, from the coding sequence ATGTCTTTAGTTGCATCTTTACTCGATCGAGTATCTCCTCAGAGTTTACAACAATTGCGAGCCAGCGATCAAACTTGGCAAGCTTTGCGTTTAGAAAATCCGCTTATTCCTACGGTAATTAATCAAAGTCAAGAATCTTTAGGAGAGACGGATTTTGATCTAGTTATTGCGGGGGGAACCCTAGGAATTTTTATCGGGGCTGCTTTGCAAACTAGGGGCTGGCGTGTGGCATTATTAGAAAGAGGTATTCTGCGCGGTCGTGAGCAGGAGTGGAATATTTCCCGTTTAGAATTAAGCAGTTTTTTAGAGTTAGATTTATTGACCGAAGTTGAATTAAATCAAGCAATAGCGACGGAATATAATCCTGCTAGGGTGAGATTTTATCAAGGTTATGAGCTTTGGGTCAGAGATATTTTAAATATTGGTGTTGATCCAGTTTATTTGCTAGAGACTTTAAAAACTAAGTTTTTGCAAGCGGGAGGAAAGTTATTAGAAAATTCGGGGTTTAGCGGGGCAATTATTCATCCCGATGGGGTAATGGTTAAAACGGGAGAAATGACTTTAAAAACCCGTTTATTAATCGATGCCATGGGTCATTTTTCGCCAATTGCAAAACAGGCAAGAAAAGGAGAAAAACCCGATGGAGTTTGTTTAGTGGTGGGTAGTTGCGGTCAGGGTTTTCCCAGTAATGAAACTGGTGATTTGATTTATTCTTTTACCCCAATCTTGCACCAATGTCAATACTTTTGGGAAGCATTTCCCGCTAGGGATGGTCGGACAACTTATTTATTTACCTATCTCGATACCCATCCTGATCGCTTTAGTTTAGAATTTTTGATGGGGGAGTATTTAAGATTACTGCCGGAGTATCAAAAGGTGGATTTAGAAGCGGTAAAGTTTCAGCGTTTTCTAGCGGGTTTTTTCCCTGCCTATCGTCAAAGTCCTTTAAAAATGCCTTGGTCAAGAATTCTGGCAGTGGGAGATAGTAGCGGTAGTCAATCTCCGGTAAGTTTTGGCGGTTTTGGGGCAATGGTTAGGCATTTAAAAAGGCTAACTTTTGCCATCGAGGAAGCTTTACAAATCGATGCTTTAAACCGAGAAGATTTAGCTCTTTTACAACCCTATCAACCAAATATATCGGTAACGTGGCTATTTCAAAAAACCATGAGTGTCCGGATGTCTGCTAACCCTAATCCCAATCAAATTAATGACTTAATGAGTGGAGTTTTTCGGGTAATGGATAAGTTGGGAGATGAGGTATTAAAACCGTTTTTACAGGATGTGGTGCAGTTTTCTTCCCTCTCAAAAACTTTGCCTTTGGTTAATCCTCAATTAGTTTTACCGATGATTCCACAAGTGGGTATCAGTCCTTTTATTGATTGGACGGGGCATTATTTTAATTTAGCTTTGTATAGTTGTTTATATCCCTTGGCAGCCAACTTACAACCTGTTTTAGAAAAGTTACCCGACAAGCAAAAATATCTTTATCATCGTTATTTGGATAGTTGGAAATATGGCTCTGGGGGAGATTTTATCAGTAACCTGATAACTGATAACTGA
- a CDS encoding 2-isopropylmalate synthase produces the protein MNTSPDRVIIFDTTLRDGEQSPGAALNVDEKLTIARALARLGVDVIEAGFPHASPGDFEAVQKIAASVGSEADSPIICGLARATQKDIKSAADALRPAAKPRIHTFLATSDIHLQYKLKKTRQEVLDIVPEMVAYAKSFLNDVEFSPEDAGRSDPEFLYQVLERAIAAGATTVNIPDTVGYTTPSEFGALIRGIKENVPNIDQAIISVHGHDDLGLAVANFLEAVKNGARQLECTINGIGERAGNASLEELVMALHVRRSYFNPFLGRSPESTEPLTKINTKEIYRTSRLVSNLTGMIVQPNKAIVGANAFAHESGIHQDGVLKHKLTYEIMDAESIGLTNNQIVLGKLSGRNAFRSRLQELGFELSETELNNAFIQFKEMADRKKEITDRDLEAIVNDEIDTVPDHFRLELVQVSCGNNARPTATVTIRTPDGSELSDAAIGTGPVDALCKAIDRVVQIPNELISFSVREVTEGIDALGEVTIRLRYEGRTYSARAADTDIIVASARAYVSALNRLHVALQQKEKTPEMLQV, from the coding sequence ATGAATACCAGTCCAGACCGTGTGATTATCTTCGATACCACCCTTCGAGATGGGGAACAGTCCCCGGGTGCCGCTTTAAATGTGGATGAGAAGCTAACCATAGCGCGCGCACTGGCACGACTGGGAGTTGATGTCATTGAAGCAGGTTTTCCCCACGCTAGTCCGGGGGACTTTGAAGCTGTACAGAAAATTGCCGCCAGCGTCGGCAGCGAAGCTGATAGCCCGATTATTTGCGGATTAGCCCGGGCTACCCAAAAAGATATCAAATCTGCCGCCGATGCGCTCAGACCCGCCGCCAAGCCCAGAATTCACACCTTCCTAGCCACATCTGATATCCACCTCCAATACAAACTTAAGAAGACTCGTCAGGAAGTTCTTGACATTGTGCCAGAAATGGTGGCCTATGCTAAATCCTTCCTTAATGATGTGGAATTTTCCCCCGAAGATGCTGGCCGCAGCGATCCGGAATTCCTCTATCAAGTCCTCGAAAGAGCGATCGCCGCAGGAGCCACCACTGTTAATATTCCCGATACCGTCGGTTATACCACCCCTAGCGAATTTGGGGCTTTAATCCGTGGTATTAAGGAAAATGTCCCCAATATCGACCAAGCGATTATCTCCGTCCATGGTCACGATGACCTAGGGTTAGCGGTGGCTAATTTCCTCGAAGCAGTTAAAAATGGCGCTCGACAGTTGGAATGTACCATTAATGGTATCGGTGAGCGTGCCGGTAATGCTTCCCTAGAAGAATTGGTGATGGCCCTTCATGTGCGGCGCTCCTATTTTAATCCTTTCCTCGGTCGTTCCCCAGAATCCACGGAACCTTTAACCAAGATCAACACCAAGGAAATATATCGCACTTCTCGCCTAGTTTCTAATCTTACCGGCATGATTGTGCAACCGAATAAGGCGATCGTCGGTGCTAACGCTTTCGCACACGAGTCGGGAATCCATCAGGACGGGGTGTTAAAACATAAACTCACCTATGAGATTATGGACGCAGAATCGATCGGTTTAACTAATAATCAGATCGTTCTCGGTAAACTCTCTGGCCGCAACGCTTTTCGCTCTCGGTTACAGGAATTGGGTTTTGAGCTTTCGGAAACGGAACTTAATAACGCTTTTATCCAGTTTAAGGAAATGGCTGATCGCAAAAAGGAAATCACCGATCGCGATCTAGAAGCTATTGTTAACGATGAAATCGATACGGTTCCCGATCACTTTCGCCTCGAATTAGTACAAGTGTCCTGTGGCAATAACGCCAGACCCACGGCCACGGTAACAATTCGCACTCCCGACGGTAGCGAGTTATCCGATGCGGCCATTGGTACAGGGCCAGTGGATGCTCTCTGCAAAGCGATTGATCGAGTGGTGCAGATTCCGAACGAATTAATCTCTTTCTCGGTGCGAGAAGTTACCGAGGGAATCGATGCTTTAGGAGAAGTGACCATCCGTCTCCGTTACGAAGGACGCACCTATTCTGCTCGCGCAGCCGATACCGATATTATTGTCGCCTCCGCTCGTGCCTACGTCAGTGCCTTAAACCGTCTCCACGTCGCACTGCAGCAGAAGGAAAAAACCCCCGAAATGCTACAAGTCTAG